In the Panthera leo isolate Ple1 chromosome D3, P.leo_Ple1_pat1.1, whole genome shotgun sequence genome, tctcaacaataaaaataaacgttaacaaaaaaaagagcaagacagCACATATTCTAGGCTGGGTGGGccacatggtctctgtcacaattgCTTAATTCTCTCTTTggagcacaaaagcagccacaacGAGACACCAATGAACAGGTGTGGGTGTGTCCACATAAAACTCTACATGGCTGGTCTGCCAACTGTGCCGATCCCTGAACCCAGAATAGGAAGGGCTAGTGAAGGACCCGCTGCAGCAAGCCCACCAGAAGCAGTAAGGTCTGAGCCAGCTAGGCGGCATGGAAAGCATAGGCAGAGGGAAGCACATTTTCCCAGATGGAAAGCATCGACAGTTTAGCGTCCAAGTACTGGACAAAGCTGAAGAGCTACAGCAAGTTTCCTATTCTGTATCAGATGAGGGAAGACTGGCACAAACTGTGTTGGAGGCAGCCTCTGTCCAAACTTGCCAATCTTACTAACAGAGAAATGAGTATGTTGCCATTTCTTCCGAAAACATCCATGACCATTTTTCGTTAAATCAAATGCTGCATGGGACATTTAggtttggttttaatttccttatgCCTGAAGAATGACGTGGGATTTAGGAACACTGATGTTTATAGTGATACCCCGATTTCATATATCCACATAAATTGTCAAAATGCCCCTTGAAAATTGCTACATTTCTAAGTCCAAACTATTTTTCCCACACTAATTCTTTCACCCAGAAGCGGCAACAAAAATCCTTCCCCAAACTTTCTgttctgttaaaaaagaaaattctcacaCAGATACACAATGTGATAACTCAGGAAGGGAGTTCAAATGGCACCACTGAATAAATTATCACTCTGGCTCACTAATTTGTGACCAAGGGGCTGGCTGCCATGGAACAGGGCATCCCCTACAAAGGGCATGCTGTGCTTGGTCGGCTGCCTGCTGACCGGGAACACCACTCAACATCACCCAGTCCTACCTTAAATCCAGTCGGGCACCAATCCACAAACTGGATGGTGCGCTTGGTCTTGATGGTGGCGATGGCTGCGTTGACATCTTTCGGGACCACGTCCCCCCTGTACAACATGCAGCAGGCCATATACTTGCCGTGCCGAGGGTCACACTTGACCATCTGGTTAGCCGGCTCAAAACAGGCATTGGTGATCTCGGCCACAGACAGCTGCTCGTGGTACGCCTTCTCCGCTGAGATGACCGGGGCGTAGGTGGCCAGGGGGAAGTGGATGCGGGGGTAGGGGACCAGGTTGGTCTGGAATTCCGTCAAGTCCACGTTCAGGGCCCCATCGAATCGCAGGGAGGCCGTGATGGAGGACACGATCTGCCCGATCAGGCGATTAAGGTTGGTGTACGTGGGCCGCTCGATATCCAGGTTGCGCCGGCATATGTCGTAGATGGCTTCGTTGTCCACCATGAAGGCACAGTCAGAATGCTCCAGGGTCGTGTGGGTGGTCAGGATGGAGTTGTAGGGCTCCACCACGGCCGTGGACACCTGGGGGGCCGGGTAGATGGCAAACTCCAGCTTGGACTTCTTGCCGTAGTCCACCGACAGCCGCTCCATGAGCAGGGACGCAAACCCAGAGCCGGTGCCGCCCCCGAAACTGTGGAAGATGAGGAAGCCCTGCAGCCCCGTGCACAGATCCACCTGAGAGAAACCAGAGACCGCGAGTCAGTGCCCGCGGAAGCCACACCGCCGACCTCCAACAAGCCACGCTCACTTCTTTGCCTCTGCGGGATGATCACACATTCAAATCGTCCACAGTGCACGTGCAGGACGCTCAGGAGCAAAGCAAGGCAGACGTTAGAGATGTACGGACGCACTGAAGCCACACGTGAAGGGAAACGTGGACTCAAGATTCTGGCCTGGGGTTTTGCCAGAGCGACCTCCTGGTCGCAATCCCTGCATACCCTCCCGTCCGGGGCAACGTCCACAGGAAGCCTTCTCGGCACCCCCTTACCAGTTTTCGGATCCGGTCCAGGACCAGGTCGACGATCTCCCTGCCGATGGTATAATGGCCTCTGGCGTAATTGTTGGCTGCGTCCTCCTACCCGGTGATCAGCTGCTCTGGGTGGAAGAGCTGCCTGTAGGTCCCTGTGCGCACCTCATCTACAAAGAGGACACGTGGGCCGCAGGGCTTCAAGCCCGTTGTTAACTCACCAGGAGGGGTGGGTTTGGGGACCGTCGGGATCTACCAAGCACGTGCCGTTCCTCGCGGTCGGCAGCATCAGGGTCTCGTAGAAAACGTCTCTGCGTAACACGCAGACCACAACAGCAATCTATGGCTCAGCAGGTAAAGTCAAGTGGAGGTACAAAGTCCAATCTGACTGGTCCTCAAAGGAGGGAAACCACTCACACCCGCACACACGGTGACTCTGCACGTGCATACATATGTCCTCCTACCCACAGCTACCTCAAAGAGTGTAACTAAAAAATCGCTTACATGCTAGACAGTCACCAGGTCAGCATGACTTTGGCCGGCCAGTCCCATCAGGGCACCCTCTGTGGCCTGCCTCTCACAGGCTTTAGGGTGACATCCTGTCTTCCCCTGGGTGGCCACTGAAAGGTGCTCTCTCCTTGCAGctctccctggcaaccacttcAGCCTTCTAATCTGGAGGAAGCCAACGAATGTTCTCTACTTACCTTTCTGTCAGATGCAGGTCAAGATTCTCACGCAGCAGCATCTTGGTGTGCGCAGCGTTAAGGAGGGACCAGTGCCTGGGCACCCCGCAGGTGGAGTCTACACAACCACCTGCCTGGGGCTGAGGCGGCCACGAGTGAATCTATTACCAGCCTATGTTTTTCCTGTACGTTAGGTTCTCCTAACttaggagcctcagtttctcacccgATGTAGCCACAGGCGTGTACTTGTACACCCCGTCCTTTCTGCAGAAAGGATTCAAAGGAGCACAGGGGGCATGGAGGGGGCTTCAGGGAGGCTCTCCCACTCTCCCGGGAAAGCCGCCCAAGTGCCCGAGCACCTACCGACCACGGTGGGCTCCAGGTCCACAAACACCGCTCTGGGCACATGCTTGCCAGCCCCAGTCTCGCTGAAGAACGTGTTGAACGAGTCATCCCCACCACCGATGGTTTTGTCACTTGGCATCTGACCATCGGGCTGAATTCCATGTTCAAGGCAGTACAGTTCCCAGCAGGCATTGCCGATCTGGACACCTGCCTGCCCCACGTGGATAGAGATGCACTCGCGCTGGGAACCAGAACACAAACGTTGAGATCCCCTTGTCTTCAAGGGAACCAACACTATACGGCATGGAAACCATATTAACACACACATCTATATGTACTTCACATTGTCTATGGCTTTCCCAGACCTTTCCCAGAAGGCTTATGTGACCCTTTTCAAGTCCCTATGAAAACTGAGGTGCTCTAAACCACCCGAGCTACTAAGTGCCGGACTTAGCCCCTACACAAAAGCGTTTGCTACCATACACGTAATGTCAATGGTAAACGCCACACCGTACAGTCACATACAGCCACAGTCACCATACAGCCACAGTTATTTTCTAAAGAATATAGCTACTAGTTTCTGATGGTGTCCTGTCCAAAGAGAATGTAACAACTAATAGATCAGGGAAGGAAGAGTGGACTTGGACACAGGTCACCATGGCCCAGGTGCCAGTGGTCACCATATGTGTgtcatccatctacccatctacaGCTACCCTCTATTTTCTCCACCCAGGGCTGTGCTCAGGGAGGCTGACCCATCTGGACTGCATGAAAGGGGCTTCCTTGCACCTGGCTTCTGGTTGCATTAGCCAAGGCAGGCATCAGCAAGAGACTGCGAGGTTAGAGGACAGTGTGGTCAGGGTGCTCACTTCCTGGCTCCCACCCTGCCGGACTGCCATGGGCTCCCTGAGTGTGTTTATCAAGGCCACAAACTTTCAGCAGTCAGTGTTCTTTATAAAGCCACCTTCTCAACTTCTAGTAACCACTCCCTTCACCTCAAGGCTAGGAGTTAATGGCAACCAGGCATCACAAATGGTAGGACACTACACTGTCCTTTGGTGGTTTCCTTAGACTCAAAGTACCTATTTTTTGACTGTATCATATCTTTCCCGCCATAAACATAACTGTACAGTCATTAATCATTTGTTCTATTTTAGACACCGTATCCTCACAAATACATAGAGGAGATCAAATAAAATTCAAGGTGTCCCACCTACCCTAAATCCTAATATACAATACCAAGAACTTGAAGTCCTGTTTTTAAGTTtggcaggtaatttttttttcttatttttaaggtctgtttattatggagagacagcacaagcaggggagggacagagagaggaggagacagaatccgaaggaggctccaggctctgagctgtcagcacagagtccgacacggggctcgaaccacagaccgtgagatcatgacccgagctgaagtcggacgcttaaccgcctgagccaggtgcccctgaagtcccgttttttttttttttttttaattttttttttttttgggacagagagagacagagcatgaacgggggaggggcagagagagagggagacacagattcggaaacaggctccaggctccgagccatcagcccagagcctgacgcggggctcgaactcacgcaccgcgagatcgtgacctggctgaagtcggacgcttaaccgactgcgccacccaggcgNNNNNNNNNNNNNNNNNNNNNNNNNNNNNNNNNNNNNNNNNNNNNNNNNNNNNNNNNNNNNNNNNNNNNNNNNNNNNNNNNNNNNNNNNNNNNNNNNNNNAGGGGcctctgcgtggctcagttaagtgacccactcttgattttggctcaggtcatgatctcgtggttcgtgggttcgagccccacgtggggctctgtgctgacagcgtggagcctgtttgggattctactaagtaaaaacttaaaaaaaaattctcccagcTTAGATACAGTTCAGGGCCCATGCTGGCTGAGGCCAACTCTGGGCCTGGTTCCCGGAGCTCTCGGAGGCCTGCCCTCTCCCGTCATGGCCACTTAGGGGTTTATGGCTGCCTTGGTCTGTTGCTGCTGTAAACAAACCCACCGTCCCCCTGGGAAGGACAATGGTGCCCTCAGTGTCTCTCTGCCAACCCCAGCTGTTTGGGAGACCTGCGTGGAGGCTGAGCCCCGGGACCACAAGACTCGGGAGCAAAAACAGCTTTATTCAGATCTGTGGTCAGTTACaaacttggtttgttttttggtcacAGGCCCCAGAATGCCATTATTCTGAGTTCACATCAAAACACAAAGCTCAACATTTagtttggaaacttaaaaaaaacccaaaacacccaAAACAAAGGTTTGGTTTCAAATCGTCGTTGAGATGTTCTCTCTGGTGCGTCCCCTGTAAGATGAATGCATGTGCTTGAGACCCTGTGGGGACGACTTTCGACAGAGAACATGAAATTGTTTGTGTAGTATGAACATTCACATGTCATCAAAAAGTTAGTGTCTTTGCACTCGATTTTACCGAAGGTACAAACAATGCCTTTGACCATCTTTGGTTGCAGCACCAGACGATGCCCAACTCCCATGGCCCAGCCACATCCCCTCTGCCCATGGGACAGGCGAGCCTGTCCCGGATGAGGCAGTGACGCTGGGCTGCCACCAAGCAACGTGCTTAATGGCTTGGGGGCCAGGAGGGAGCCGGAGGTGAAGCACTGTCCCACTGAGCATCTGTGCTCCTGGAGGatcttttcttctagaaagtgGAGCTGTAGGGCCCAGCCCCAGAATTGCTGGCAATGCGTGAAGAATGACCCTCACTTTGCCAAATGCGATGGCAAAATCTAGGTTTAGAGTTAGGAATCAGAGAACCATCCTCTAACTTTCTCAGGAACCTCTAGGGTTTTGGAATCTTCTCTGGAACCAGACACTGAGGGACCGTCCCGCTGTCggcagggagaggaaaggcaCACCACCTTGCCAACCTTAAGGATGGCGAGGCCCCTCCTGGGCAGCACTGCCTCCCAGGCCTCACACAGCTAGACCCTGGGGCGTCAGGTTGGAGAAAGGCCTGGAGGCCCATTTCACTGCAGGGCCTGTGgctgagggaagcagggaggaccGAGTGGCTGGGTCCGGCCCCGTCCTGTGACACTAACAGGCCCTTTGATGTCACTCCCTTCCTTGCCAAGTCTGGACCACACCCTTCCGGTTTCATCTCCTCTTACGCGTCGCATGGCTCCGTGGCTGCAGGAAAGTGGCCCCCTAGCTCGGAGGTGGCCTCTCAGGCTCGAGGGAGAGGCTGTGTGGCCCTCTTGCTGGCGGCCCTGCATCGGCACCCGGCCTGAGGTCAGAGATGGTGCAGCTTGCTGCGCTCGGTGAGCAGCGTCATGGCCACAGCGTAGAGGAGGTAGCCCAGCACGAGGAGCAGGGCGCAAGGGAGGGGCCCGATACAGAACAGGGAGGCCACGAAGAAGGCCAGAAGCAGCGAGAGCAGCGTCCGGTAGCTGCCCAGGAAGCGCAGGCTGAGCCGAGGGCCCCGGGGACGGCGGGCCGCACACCCTCGTGCCACCGGGCTCAGCAGGTGCCTGTCCGCCAGCCCAGGCTCCGTGAGGTGGTATCGACAAAAGCTGCCGAGGAAGTCGGCACGGGAACACAGGGCTGCCATCGGGCCTGCAAactgggcagagacagaggcacagggagTGGGCGCGGGCAGGGCCGCACGCTGCCCCGGCCTCTCCCCGAGGGTGGCAGGACCAGAGGCGGGGGCGGGCCCTCCCGCGTGCACTCACCCTGCGGTTGATGGCGGAGGACAGCCGGAAGAGCACGCGGACCAGGCTGGCGATCTCATAGCTCCGGATGGGCTGCAGCTCTGAGTCACCCTGGTACTCGATGTCAAACCTTCGCAGCCCATTGATGATCTAGAAGCAGCAAAGGAGGCGAGCCCCGGGTGAAACCTGGGCCGCGCGAGCAGCCCTGCCAACACACCTCTGCGACGCCTCCCAAGTGCGGTCTCCGCTGCCGGGCCTGCCGGGGCAACAGGGCTCGGAGGCTCGGCCAGCGGGAGCCACGGCCACGCTGCCAGGAGAGCGGAGCCCTCCGGGGTGTGGCCCTTACCTGGTACCGGCCCAGGGGCGTGAGGATGAGCCCGTCCTCCCCCACGACGCAGTCTGGGAGCTGCTTCTTCCCATTCTCATCTTGAGTTGTCCCCAAGGCAAGCGTGAGCTGGGTGAGCTGAGCCTCGCTGAGCTGTGAGGGAGGAAGCCCCGTGAGGAGGCAGTGCCGCTTCCTGCTACCTGCCTTCACTCTCGGGGTGAAGGGAGGAGACTGGCCCCCCTGGGCCTCTAACGGCGCCAGCAAGGGGACCCAGACGTGACATTGTGGGCACGGGCTGTATCTCCCACGGGCTGGGCAGGGGATGAGGGCCGCGGGACCGAACGCCAGGAAGGGGACAGCTCCCCCGGCTCGTACTCGGAACATCTGGCACAGGTACTCCAGGGCCTTCTCCAGGTACTCGTCTGTCTTGCGGACACTGTCCTGCCCCATCTCGTCCAGGTCGTTGGCTGCGTAGGAGCCGTTCGTGTCTGTGGAGCAGAAGCCCAGCCACGACAGAAAGGGGCGGCCGGCCGTGCTCTCCCCGCACTGGTCAGAGATGGACTTGGCAGTCTGCTTGGCCTGCGTGATGAGCTGAGCCAGGCGCAAGACCTGCGGGGCATGGGGGCAGGTCAGCCAGCTCGGGTGGTGCCACCGGACGCCACCCAGCCACCAACAGGCTGGCAGGCAGACCTGGGGGCCCCCAgcaggccaggaggaggccagggTCTTTCAAGACTAAGACGTGCATATtctacatttgtgtgtgtgtgtgtgtgtgtgtgtgtgtgtttatttcctgtggagagacacagaggcagactgtgagcagggaaggggcagagagagagggagacacagaatccaaagcaggctccgggctccagttgtcagcacagagcccgatgtggggctcgaactcaggagccctgagatcatgacctgaatgaaccaaagtcagacacttaactcactgagccaccaggtgcccccaagacgCCCATATTCTAAATGTGAAAACTTTCTAGCAAGTGCTGCCTTTATCATCAGAAAAAACGTAGACcgcactgaaaaaagaaaaaaagccaaggtaCAGCAGCGTCCACCAACACCCAACCTTCCTCCTTCCGTACAACACGTGTGCTCTCCCTGGCCCTGCTGTTGCCACGGCTTCGGGACGGCCGTGCGGCCTGGGGGAGCCCCAACTCACCAGCGTCCGGACCTCGGGCCCAAACATTGGGGTGTACTTGCAGTCCTGGCCCTCCAGGCTGTAAACGTGGCTCTTCACCTTGAAGGAGGCGTCTGTGACGGCTGGGGGCCACGAGGACAGGAAGCTGCCGGTGAAAGTGGGAGCTGTGAAGAGTCGGTGCTGGCGGTGTGGGATGACGAGTTCTGGCTCCAGGAACAGCTGTTCCCCTGGAAAGCAGAACCCGACTCTGGCTTCAGCTTCCATGGCACCAAACAGCCAGCAGCCGCTGGCTGGCTTCCTGGGTGCCGCTGAGGCTTCCGAGGGATAGGGACCGAGTGGCACAGGGGCCCAACTCCTAATGTTCCTGGAGCCCCCACCAGTCTCAACAGGAAGGCCGACATgcacaaaagaaaaccagagaagctAACACCCGATAAAGCCATCTAAGACACGACACGGGCCAAGACTGCTTTCTGATGCCACCAAGAGTCACCAGGGAGACACAGCTCTGAGCTCTGCTTCCCCCGCCCAGCACCCCCGCAGCTCCTGCCCGGCACGCGTGCCACAGGGAAGGCAGGATGCCGCTAGGCTCCGACGTCCACCCCGCCACCGTGTACCAGGAGTCCCCGTGGCACCTCTGCCAGCCCACCCCGAGCCCATGAGGCACATGCAGCGTCCGTGGGTCCCTCTCTAAGTGCTGCTTCCCTCTGGCTAAGGGCTTACCTTTCTGGATCATTTCAGCCAGGTTGGGCTGGGCAAAGACTTTGGCCACTCGGAATACCATGAGCGCGTTCTTGGGGCTGACCAGGTCGGTGCGGAGCGCGCGGCTCAGGAAGCCCACAAAAAGCTTGGTGTACATCAGCAGATTCTCCTGCACAAAGGGTGCCCTGGGGACCAGGCAGCGCATCAGGGCCCAGAACTCCCACTGGAGGCAGGACCACACCAGTCTATGCCCCCGCCTCACTAGCGCTCTCTTCCTTGGGTTCCAGGTTCTCCCCTGCCACGACCTCATCGTGGCTGAGGGAccaggggtgggggcgagggAGGAGGCacaagggaggcagggaagaccTAGGCCTCCTATAGACGGCACAATCCTCTGTAGGATGCGGCCCTTCCCGAGAGGGCCAAAGCCTCCGCAGCAGAGGCTGGCCTGGGCACCAGAAGGAGCACAAGGAAGGCAGTCGTGGAGAGCAGGCGCTGGCGGAGGCTGGGGGGTTGGccgtgaggggggaggggaggcggtggTGGCTGCTATGCAGAACGCTAGTAAAGACGGGTCGAGGGGTGCTTGGGGGCGAGTGCAAACATACATCTGAGGGGAGACAGTCAACGGCAAGGGGACAGCACAGAGGAGTCACCAGCTGTTTCTGTGGGAGATCAAGCCCAGGGCCCAGACAACAAAGCACAGTCAAGGAGGGAGGGGCCTGTGCCCCACCTGGAAGCAGGTCCCCCTAGGGAGGACAACGGGCCGGGGCTCACCATCTCTCCGACACACACCGGGCCTGGCAGTCGCtgctctgagcctgcttctcAGGTGCATACCTCCAGGGCTGTAGGTAGCTCAGCCACATCTCCAGGACCTGGTGGGACACGTGTGCCCTGAGGGCCTGGAGGCTGGCATTCTGctgggctgtggggctggggcttTGGTCCAGATCCTTGGGTGGCCTGGAGCTCGGCTCCCGGCAGGCAGCTCAGGTGAGGAGGGGGTGATCCTAACCGTGGGGCTTCGGTTCTCCTGGAGGCGTTACCACGTTCTCTTCCCACCCGCCACTccgagagggagcaggagggaacTCCGCATCCCCtatgatgtttcttttttcatctttaattaaaatgatttttttaatctgcagATAGCTGACACACAACGTTACATGAGTTTTAACCCTTGTGCCAGCCCTTCGGAAGCGAGTGTGGAACGTGTGGAACACAGGAGTGCTTTCCCCAGCTGAGGGAGCCTGTGCGGCTCAGTGGGGCTGGGAACCCACCCAGCGTGGACCCACTGGGTTCCAGGTCAGGGCAGACAGCTTTTCTGTACCTGGGGGTTGGCTCTGGAAACTCAAATGAGCAGAACAATGTGACCCACCAATGTGACCCTCTGCGGCAATAGCTGATTCCTTCCTGCATCCGCCCCACGGGACCTCCCTCATCAAGCACAGAGggcaaagacaaagaaagcaagATGGGGCTGACACTCACGGCTCTGAAGGACGCATCCAGGGGCCAGTGGCCAAAGCAGTGCTGCAGGAAAAGGTAGAGTTTCTGCTGGACAAACCTCGGGACGGCggccctgcaggggaggggaggtgaggagagggtCCCCTCATAGGTGAGCCAAGTGGCTCCCGGTTCCAAGGGCCAGCTCTGCCGGGGTGAACACTGGGCACCCCTGAAGGTAAGGCCTCCTATTTTGGGCCCCATTTTTCACAAAGAAACCAAAGTTCAGAGAGATTAGGGAATgtcccaaggacacacagcacaCAAGCGGTTGACCTAGTATGGCTCCTGTGACCACCTCTGCTTGGGTCACCACACACAAGTCACCTGCTCTGCTGGACCCAGTTGGCCTAGGAGTCAGGCCACCATCCTGGCCCTTTTGACAGAAGGACTGgcggagcagagaggaagaggagggggagggtgcaGCATAGAGCTCAGTCTCCCATGACAAATGAGCCACTTTGCAGTGAAGGCACTCCCAGCCCATCGGCTTTCCT is a window encoding:
- the LOC122203399 gene encoding sphingomyelin phosphodiesterase 4 isoform X4, translating into MAFPHLQQPSFLLASLKADSVNKPFAQRCQDLAKVIEDFPAKELHAIFPWLVESIFGSLDGVLVGWNLRCLQGRVSPVEYSIAMEFLDPGGPMMKLVYKLQAEDYKFDFPVSYLPGPVKASIQERVLPDSPLYHNKVQFPPTGGLGLNLALNPFEYYMFFFALSLITQKPLPGTLHIRTSDCAYFILVDRYLSWFLPTEGSVLPALSSSPGGPNPSPAPRTPTMPFASYGLHHTSLLKRHISHQTSVNADPASHEIWRSETLLQVFVEMWLHHYSLEMYQKMQSPHAKLEVLHYRLSVSSALHSPAQPSLQALHAYQESFTPTEEHVLVVRLLLKHLHAFSNSLKPEQVSPSTHSHATSPLEEFKRAAVPRFVQQKLYLFLQHCFGHWPLDASFRAVLEMWLSYLQPWRYAPEKQAQSSDCQARCVSERWAPFVQENLLMYTKLFVGFLSRALRTDLVSPKNALMVFRVAKVFAQPNLAEMIQKGEQLFLEPELVIPHRQHRLFTAPTFTGSFLSSWPPAVTDASFKVKSHVYSLEGQDCKYTPMFGPEVRTLVLRLAQLITQAKQTAKSISDQCGESTAGRPFLSWLGFCSTDTNGSYAANDLDEMGQDSVRKTDEYLEKALEYLCQMFRLSEAQLTQLTLALGTTQDENGKKQLPDCVVGEDGLILTPLGRYQIINGLRRFDIEYQGDSELQPIRSYEIASLVRVLFRLSSAINRRFAGPMAALCSRADFLGSFCRYHLTEPGLADRHLLSPVARGCAARRPRGPRLSLRFLGSYRTLLSLLLAFFVASLFCIGPLPCALLLVLGYLLYAVAMTLLTERSKLHHL
- the LOC122203399 gene encoding sphingomyelin phosphodiesterase 4 isoform X6, whose translation is MMKLVYKLQAEDYKFDFPVSYLPGPVKASIQERVLPDSPLYHNKVQFPPTGGLGLNLALNPFEYYMFFFALSLITQKPLPGTLHIRTSDCAYFILVDRYLSWFLPTEGSVLPALSSSPGGPNPSPAPRTPTMPFASYGLHHTSLLKRHISHQTSVNADPASHEIWRSETLLQVFVEMWLHHYSLEMYQKMQSPHAKLEVLHYRLSVSSALHSPAQPSLQALHAYQESFTPTEEHVLVVRLLLKHLHAFSNSLKPEQVSPSTHSHATSPLEEFKRAAVPRFVQQKLYLFLQHCFGHWPLDASFRAVLEMWLSYLQPWRYAPEKQAQSSDCQARCVSERWAPFVQENLLMYTKLFVGFLSRALRTDLVSPKNALMVFRVAKVFAQPNLAEMIQKGEQLFLEPELVIPHRQHRLFTAPTFTGSFLSSWPPAVTDASFKVKSHVYSLEGQDCKYTPMFGPEVRTLVLRLAQLITQAKQTAKSISDQCGESTAGRPFLSWLGFCSTDTNGSYAANDLDEMGQDSVRKTDEYLEKALEYLCQMFRLSEAQLTQLTLALGTTQDENGKKQLPDCVVGEDGLILTPLGRYQIINGLRRFDIEYQGDSELQPIRSYEIASLVRVLFRLSSAINRRFAGPMAALCSRADFLGSFCRYHLTEPGLADRHLLSPVARGCAARRPRGPRLSLRFLGSYRTLLSLLLAFFVASLFCIGPLPCALLLVLGYLLYAVAMTLLTERSKLHHL